The following coding sequences lie in one Loxodonta africana isolate mLoxAfr1 chromosome X, mLoxAfr1.hap2, whole genome shotgun sequence genomic window:
- the SLC25A53 gene encoding solute carrier family 25 member 53: MGEQNHSSGKELQQRTRAEAPGKKSWHSQAYTLGAISNFMSTFLTFPIYKVVFRQQIHAVAVSEAVRQLWHEGPQYFYRGIYPPLLSKTLQGTLLFGTYDTLLGSLSPVGPHSLGHRWAAGFMSGVVEAVALSPFERVQNVLQDGRKQARFPSTFSILKEFNSYGPWGRVSRGYYRGFWPVLVRNSLGSALYFSFKDPIQDGLAAQGLPHWVPALVSGGINGTVTCLILYPLIVLVANMQSHIGWHSMPSLWASAQDVWDTRGRKVFLIYRGGSLVILRSSVTWGLTTAIHDFLQRRSHSRKELKD; the protein is encoded by the coding sequence ATGGGGGAACAGAACCACTCTTCTGGGAAAGAGCTTCAGCAAAGGACGCGAGCAGAAGCTCCAGGAAAGAAAAGCTGGCACTCTCAGGCCTACACACTTGGGGCCATTTCCAACTTTATGTCAACTTTTCTGACCTTTCCTATTTATAAGGTTGTGTTCCGGCAACAGATCCATGCTGTGGCAGTGTCCGAGGCTGTGAGACAGCTTTGGCATGAAGGCCCTCAATACTTCTACCGGGGAATTTACccccctcttctctccaagaCATTGCAAGGGACTCTACTGTTTGGGACCTATGATACCCTGCTGGGCTCTCTTTCCCCTGTCGGGCCACACTCCCTGGGACACCGCTGGGCAGCAGGGTTCATGTCTGGTGTGGTGGAGGCAGTGGCACTCAGTCCTTTTGAAAGGGTGCAGAATGTGCTCCAGGATGGTCGCAAGCAAGCCCGCTTCCCTAGCACCTTCAGCATCCTCAAGGAATTCAACTCTTACGGGCCTTGGGGGCGGGTGTCGCGGGGCTACTATCGGGGTTTCTGGCCTGTCCTCGTCAGGAACAGCCTGGGGAGTGCTCTGTACTTCTCCTTCAAGGATCCCATCCAGGATGGCCTGGCAGCACAAGGCCTGCCCCATTGGGTTCCTGCCTTGGTGTCTGGTGGCATCAATGGAACAGTCACCTGCCTAATCCTGTATCCTCTGATTGTGCTGGTTGCCAATATGCAGTCCCATATTGGCTGGCACAGCATGCCTAGCCTGTGGGCCTCTGCCCAGGATGTGTGGGACACTAGGGGCCGAAAGGTGTTCCTGATCTACCGTGGGGGCTCCCTGGTCATCTTAAGGTCCAGTGTGACATGGGGCCTCACGACTGCTATCCATGACTTCCTGCAAAGGAGGTCTCACTCCAGGAAAGAGCTGAAAGACTGA
- the ZCCHC18 gene encoding LOW QUALITY PROTEIN: zinc finger CCHC domain-containing protein 18 (The sequence of the model RefSeq protein was modified relative to this genomic sequence to represent the inferred CDS: inserted 4 bases in 3 codons; substituted 5 bases at 5 genomic stop codons), whose protein sequence is MSRNQLEGNRFGFLVFMASIIAHMGNSQQQNTPLMPWVHSMLKSLGKSLGPLTANLAERNLKLFSGRVVPDQVEETFENWLIQVNGVLPDWNTSEEEKLKRLMKTLTXGPAREAMGLLQAANSSLSVAGSLQAMKLVFGESKSSVTTHSKCPLKPHGKFFNTWQLQGEKASLYVIPLEVQLQNAIQAGSISEKDANQTLLPQLLXGAELNRDLXFRLKDLLRMYANEQGQLPNXIRVIKTEEDWDDTFXKQKRPKRSEPILERASNPVAFQAPQLIAIGNVNCNMIQIEDTLHDSGKDVILVEPQDPPLSSTAAPPPRCRARPQDEVLVSDSPNSSWAXSSSTSGSSGHKNDGPGDKCRARKXKYTTHCSYCSKEDHTKETCVSERNTAXVFENLIITVQELRKEVPGEDNKPLSHSEVLDPNPK, encoded by the exons atgagtcggaatcaacttgaaggcaacaggtttggttttttggtttttatggctaGCATCATTGCACATATGGGTAATAGCCAGCAGCAGAACACACCTTTAATGCCTTGGGTCCATTCCATGCTGAAGTCCCTGGGGAAAAGCCTCGGTCCTTTAACGGCCAACTTGGCAGAGAGGAACCTGAAGTTGTTTTCAGGGAGGGTGGTGCCAGACCAGGTGGAAGAAACCTTTGAAAACTGGCTGATCCAAGTCAATGGGGTTTTGCCAGATTGGAATACCTCTGAGGAGGAAAAGCTCAAGCGCTTGATGAAAACCCTTACTTAGGGCCCTGCCAGGGAGGCCATGGGTTTGCTCCAGGCAGCCAACTCCAGCCTAAGTGTGGCAGGTTCCTTGCAGGCCATGAAACTGGTGTTTGGGGAGTCTAAAAGCAGTGTGACCACCcatagtaa atgtcccctgaagccccATGGTAAGTTTTTTAACACCTGGCAGTTGCAAGGGGAGAAAGCATCCCTTTATGTGATCCCTTTAGAGGTGCAACTCCAGAATGCTATTCAAGCAGGGAGCATATCTGAGAAAGATGCAAATCAGACTCTCCTGCCCCAGCTCCTTTGAGGGGCTGAGCTAAACAGGGATC CCTTTAGGCTTAAGGATCTTCTCAGGATGTATGCGAATGAGCAAGGGCAGCTGCCGA TAATCAGGGTGATAAAGACAGAAGAGGATTGGGATGACACTTT TAAACAGAAGCGGCCCAAAAGATCTGAGCCAATCCTGGAGAGGGCATCCAACCCTGTGGCATTTCAGGCCCCCCAGTTGATAGCAATTGGCAATGTTAACTGCAACATGATACAGATAGAAGATACCCTCCATGACTCAGGTAAGGATGTGATCCTGGTGGAGCCTCAGGACCCTCCACTTTCATCCACAGCTGCTCCTCCCCCTAGATGCAGGGCCAGACCTCAGGATGAGGTGCTGGTCAGTGATTCCCCCAACAGTTCCTGGGCCTAGTCTTCTTCCACCAGTGGTAGTTCTGGGCATAAGAATGATGGTCCTGGGGATAAGTGTAGAGCCAGGAAGTGAAAATACACAACCCACTGTTCATATTGTAGCAAGGAGGACCATACAAAAGAAACATGTGTCAGTGAGAGGAATACGGCCTAGGTGTTTGAGAATCTGATCATCACTGTGCAGGAGCTGAGAAAAGAAGTCCCCGGAGAAGACAATAAGCCCTTGAGCCACAGTGAGGTGCTAGACCccaaccctaaatga